A DNA window from Thalassospiraceae bacterium LMO-JJ14 contains the following coding sequences:
- a CDS encoding pyrimidine 5'-nucleotidase, which translates to MKTDNNTADPENTPNTVRLQPDELLAASVWVFDLDNTLYPASSRLFDQVDWNMTDFVSSLLGLPKDEARLLQKQYFHEFGTTMRGLMTRHDVDPNVFLEYVHNIDLAPISADPALIEALEKLPGRKVIFTNGSTAHAENITRHIGIAHHFEGCFDIIDAGYVPKPAPDTYDAFCRRFDIDPTEAVMVEDMAKNLVPAAGLGMTTVWLDTGVGWSRETSDDGHVHHRIDDLADWLTGITQ; encoded by the coding sequence ATGAAAACAGACAATAACACCGCTGATCCCGAAAACACCCCGAATACCGTCCGCTTGCAGCCCGATGAGCTGTTGGCCGCAAGTGTATGGGTGTTTGACCTCGACAATACCCTGTACCCGGCATCTTCGCGCCTTTTCGATCAGGTCGACTGGAACATGACAGACTTCGTCAGCAGTCTCCTGGGGCTGCCGAAGGATGAAGCACGCTTGCTGCAAAAACAGTATTTCCACGAATTCGGCACCACCATGCGGGGTTTGATGACGCGCCATGACGTCGACCCGAATGTTTTTCTGGAATATGTCCATAACATCGATCTGGCGCCGATTTCCGCCGATCCGGCTCTGATAGAGGCCCTCGAAAAGCTTCCCGGCCGCAAGGTGATCTTTACCAACGGCTCGACCGCGCACGCCGAGAACATCACCCGCCACATCGGCATCGCCCATCATTTTGAGGGCTGTTTCGACATCATCGATGCTGGATATGTGCCGAAACCGGCCCCCGATACCTATGATGCTTTCTGCCGGCGCTTCGATATCGATCCCACCGAAGCCGTCATGGTCGAGGACATGGCGAAGAATCTCGTCCCGGCTGCGGGCCTCGGCATGACCACCGTATGGCTGGACACCGGCGTCGGCTGGTCGCGCGAGACGTCCGATGACGGGCATGTGCACCA
- a CDS encoding diguanylate cyclase, which produces MANEASAPAEAARASDSDVKLVAGYPGPALLLDGAGKTLLANAKGTGLEKALAGGAVADIETLVATALESASIANATLAIATSRGELVLDVTAVPILKADGTVDKTLLLARDLTMERNLRTTLVESRQRYKDLVEISSDFSWEVDAQGKLIFVSPQGALGYKPDELVGHEARGFVIDADEYTPFPFTTTRKLENVEMWMINKDGSTACVVVSALPLVKNDDDSETWIGCRGNCRDVTEERESEAALARARHREQLLNYIVSQIRDEIEPHDMLMAAATASARALGAAGSRIFREDVEREAFSVAAEYGNVEGVEELSQKIAGLKAGEVIAVDTANWAALLATTQYRGDVNGALAMWKPKKAGAWDDDHRLMLTDVANQLGIASEQIANHERIVKLSRTDGMTGLLNRRAFYDEELPRRIARLARSGQTASMFYVDMDNFKRVNDVHGHQAGDDAILFLRDMLINFSRPGDLVARLGGDEFGMWLDGIDEETSEKRAGQLIQTSKQMVSMSGDEDHPLGISIGVAFFDPASGESLDDLLARSDAAMYSVKKRSKGGFEMAPPPGTPLELPE; this is translated from the coding sequence ATGGCCAATGAGGCATCTGCTCCGGCTGAAGCAGCCCGGGCGAGTGACAGCGACGTTAAGCTTGTCGCCGGATATCCGGGGCCTGCGCTTTTGCTTGATGGCGCCGGAAAGACATTGCTTGCCAATGCCAAAGGTACAGGGCTTGAGAAAGCTCTTGCCGGCGGGGCTGTTGCCGATATTGAAACGCTGGTCGCCACAGCACTGGAAAGCGCCAGTATTGCCAATGCGACACTTGCCATCGCCACCAGCCGTGGCGAACTGGTGCTCGACGTCACTGCCGTGCCGATACTGAAAGCGGACGGCACGGTTGATAAGACACTGCTTCTGGCCCGCGATCTGACCATGGAGCGCAACCTGCGCACGACACTGGTAGAATCCCGCCAGCGCTATAAGGACCTCGTCGAGATTTCCAGCGACTTCTCATGGGAGGTAGACGCCCAGGGCAAGCTTATCTTTGTCTCGCCGCAAGGCGCTCTTGGCTACAAGCCCGACGAGTTGGTCGGACATGAAGCCCGCGGGTTCGTTATTGATGCAGATGAATACACGCCGTTTCCCTTTACCACGACGCGCAAACTTGAAAACGTGGAAATGTGGATGATCAACAAGGATGGATCGACGGCATGTGTCGTTGTTTCTGCCCTGCCCCTGGTTAAGAACGACGACGACAGCGAAACATGGATTGGCTGCCGCGGCAATTGCCGCGATGTAACCGAAGAGCGCGAGAGCGAGGCAGCCCTGGCGCGTGCACGTCATCGCGAGCAATTACTGAACTATATTGTTTCGCAGATTCGCGACGAAATCGAGCCACACGATATGTTGATGGCGGCGGCAACAGCCTCGGCAAGGGCGCTCGGCGCGGCTGGATCGCGCATCTTTCGCGAAGATGTCGAGCGCGAAGCTTTCTCTGTCGCGGCTGAATACGGCAACGTCGAAGGCGTGGAAGAGTTAAGTCAGAAGATTGCAGGGCTCAAGGCCGGCGAGGTCATCGCCGTTGATACCGCCAACTGGGCGGCATTGCTGGCGACCACGCAATATCGCGGCGATGTCAATGGTGCCCTAGCCATGTGGAAGCCAAAAAAGGCAGGGGCATGGGATGACGATCACCGGCTGATGCTGACCGATGTTGCTAACCAACTTGGCATTGCCAGTGAGCAAATCGCCAATCATGAACGGATCGTCAAATTGTCCAGAACGGATGGCATGACAGGGCTGTTGAACCGCCGGGCATTTTACGATGAAGAACTGCCGCGCCGCATCGCGCGTCTGGCACGGAGCGGGCAAACGGCATCGATGTTTTATGTCGATATGGATAACTTCAAACGCGTCAACGATGTGCACGGCCACCAGGCGGGAGACGATGCCATTCTTTTCCTGCGCGACATGTTGATCAATTTTTCGCGCCCCGGCGATCTGGTCGCCAGACTAGGCGGTGACGAGTTCGGGATGTGGCTGGACGGCATCGACGAGGAAACGAGCGAAAAGCGTGCCGGCCAGTTGATTCAGACCAGCAAACAGATGGTTTCGATGTCGGGGGACGAGGATCATCCGCTTGGGATTTCCATTGGCGTTGCCTTTTTCGATCCGGCGTCGGGAGAATCGCTTGATGACCTCCTTGCGCGCTCCGACGCAGCAATGTATTCCGTTAAAAAAAGAAGCAAGGGGGGCTTCGAGATGGCGCCGCCGCCAGGGACGCCGCTTGAATTGCCTGAGTAG
- a CDS encoding DUF2336 domain-containing protein, giving the protein MTGILGEGTITYERAKELARSDDPAVRAALAERADLSPELLYYLAEDKSVYVRRAVAVNESAPRQTDMLLAQDEDEDVRGGLARKIAQVAPDLSQEASEKVQEQTYQALEMLASDQITKVRAILSQALKDVVDAPTDIIRTLANDIEIEVSAPVLEYSPVLTDADLIEIIESGPAPGGVAAIARRGAVSENLADAIIETDDIEGIAELLDNGSAQIREEALDDLIERSERQELWQPPLVARKHLPEGAAQRMAGFIAENLLLELSKRTDLDESTMAAVSDIVRDRLGGDAEQDKKTLAAGFDFLKVDPPLDTAQRLHGAGKLQDKVVVKALQAGDHAFVFAALIVRAGVDLALARKIFIEKNPAGIVALIGKAKMPASIIVMVQQQMGRIAPSHIIEPEDDLTFPMSDEDIDWNIEFFSNMAERA; this is encoded by the coding sequence ATGACCGGGATTCTCGGTGAGGGCACTATTACCTACGAACGGGCCAAGGAGCTCGCACGTAGTGACGACCCTGCCGTGCGCGCCGCGCTGGCGGAACGTGCCGACCTGTCCCCCGAACTGCTGTACTATTTAGCTGAAGATAAGTCCGTATATGTACGCAGGGCCGTTGCTGTTAACGAATCGGCTCCCCGCCAAACCGACATGCTGCTGGCTCAGGATGAGGATGAGGATGTTCGAGGGGGGTTGGCCCGTAAAATAGCTCAGGTCGCCCCGGATCTCAGCCAAGAGGCGTCAGAGAAGGTCCAGGAACAGACCTACCAGGCTCTGGAGATGCTTGCGAGCGACCAGATTACCAAGGTCAGAGCGATCCTGTCGCAGGCGTTGAAGGATGTCGTCGATGCGCCGACCGACATTATTCGAACGCTTGCAAATGACATCGAAATCGAGGTTTCCGCACCGGTTCTTGAATATTCACCGGTCCTGACGGATGCGGATCTGATTGAGATCATCGAAAGTGGCCCCGCGCCGGGCGGTGTCGCTGCTATTGCTCGCCGTGGCGCGGTTTCCGAGAATTTGGCCGACGCCATCATCGAAACGGATGATATCGAAGGCATTGCCGAGCTGTTGGATAACGGTTCGGCGCAAATACGCGAAGAGGCGCTTGATGATTTGATTGAAAGGTCTGAAAGGCAAGAACTCTGGCAACCGCCTTTGGTTGCACGCAAACACCTTCCCGAAGGAGCCGCCCAGCGAATGGCAGGCTTTATTGCCGAGAATCTGCTGCTTGAACTGTCAAAACGAACTGACCTGGACGAATCAACCATGGCTGCCGTCAGTGACATCGTGCGTGATCGTCTGGGTGGAGATGCTGAGCAAGACAAGAAAACCCTCGCTGCCGGATTTGATTTTCTTAAGGTCGATCCGCCTTTGGACACTGCCCAGCGTCTGCATGGCGCAGGAAAACTGCAAGACAAGGTTGTTGTGAAGGCGCTTCAGGCAGGCGATCATGCATTCGTTTTTGCTGCCCTGATCGTCAGGGCGGGCGTCGACCTGGCCCTTGCCCGCAAGATTTTCATAGAAAAAAATCCTGCAGGAATTGTTGCGTTGATTGGCAAAGCGAAAATGCCTGCTTCAATCATCGTGATGGTACAACAGCAAATGGGGCGGATTGCACCATCTCATATTATCGAACCCGAGGACGATTTAACTTTCCCGATGTCCGATGAGGATATTGACTGGAATATCGAATTTTTCTCGAATATGGCCGAACGTGCCTGA
- a CDS encoding DUF2336 domain-containing protein codes for MARDDEESVRAVLAEKVAGMASGDAHDNKRLEELAHEAMQLLAKDQTVRVRQILSEALREVADAPADVIRRLAWDVETVVAAPVLRSSPVLNDEDLIEIILAKPSPGTVSAVSLRSGVSGNVSDAIVESEDIEAIAMLLGNPSAQIREETLDRLINDAGKIDLWQMPLAMRPKLPSKAAVKIAQVVAEDVLRRMQARKDLSKEATKAVRDIVLKRLGDGIALLPEDDGKKLYGAGGMQPDDASIFDRATHEWAAGTLDETALVRELTKGDMNFAKAILSVMADVPYRSVRRLEATHNVKGCVALSWGAGLSAKTAEIVQEKLGQVKAEDVLREDGGNYPMTDKDMAWQLELLRKV; via the coding sequence TTGGCGCGTGACGATGAAGAGAGTGTGCGTGCCGTATTAGCCGAAAAAGTAGCGGGGATGGCTTCCGGCGATGCACATGACAATAAGCGGCTGGAGGAACTGGCCCACGAGGCGATGCAGTTGCTGGCAAAGGACCAGACCGTCAGGGTCAGACAGATATTGTCCGAAGCATTACGCGAAGTCGCGGATGCCCCCGCCGATGTCATCCGCCGCCTGGCTTGGGATGTCGAAACGGTGGTTGCGGCGCCGGTGCTGAGATCGTCTCCGGTCCTGAATGATGAAGACCTGATTGAAATTATTCTGGCGAAACCCTCGCCTGGCACGGTTTCGGCAGTATCTTTACGCAGCGGCGTATCCGGCAATGTCAGTGACGCTATTGTCGAAAGTGAGGATATCGAAGCCATTGCCATGCTCTTAGGCAATCCAAGCGCGCAAATCCGTGAAGAGACACTGGACCGTTTAATCAATGACGCCGGGAAAATCGATCTGTGGCAAATGCCGCTTGCGATGCGCCCGAAGTTACCGTCGAAAGCGGCTGTGAAGATTGCCCAGGTGGTGGCGGAAGATGTCTTGAGACGAATGCAGGCACGCAAGGACCTCTCAAAAGAAGCGACGAAAGCGGTGCGTGACATTGTCTTGAAGAGACTAGGCGACGGCATTGCCCTGTTACCCGAGGATGACGGCAAAAAGCTGTATGGCGCCGGCGGCATGCAGCCGGATGATGCTAGCATTTTTGATCGCGCTACGCACGAATGGGCTGCCGGAACTTTGGACGAGACGGCCCTTGTTCGGGAATTGACAAAGGGCGATATGAATTTTGCCAAGGCCATTCTGTCTGTAATGGCGGATGTACCGTACCGTTCGGTCAGGCGGCTCGAGGCTACGCATAACGTCAAGGGATGCGTGGCTTTATCCTGGGGCGCAGGCCTCAGCGCCAAGACGGCAGAAATCGTTCAGGAGAAACTTGGCCAGGTGAAGGCTGAGGATGTCTTGCGCGAAGATGGCGGCAACTATCCAATGACAGACAAGGATATGGCCTGGCAACTGGAATTGCTTCGCAAAGTATAA
- the argB gene encoding acetylglutamate kinase, giving the protein MSKTHDENRENNLAKASVLSEALPYMRRFSGRTVVVKFGGNAMGDQQLFDLFARDMVLLRQVGIRPIVVHGGGPQIGAMLEKLQIKSEFVDGLRVTDQATIDVVEMVLSGSINKQIVAAINNAGGTAIGLSGKDGNLIRAERLTRTKRDPDSNIERVIDLGLVGQPKLISPFVLESFEGSDIIPVIAPIGIGPDGETLNINADTAAGAIAAATQASRMYMLTDVAGVLDQDKNLISELKVSEAREAIENGVITGGMIPKIETCIEAIQGGVDGAAIIDGRVAHTVLVELFTAGGAGTLISRG; this is encoded by the coding sequence ATGAGCAAAACACACGACGAAAATCGCGAAAATAACCTCGCCAAAGCTTCCGTTCTCTCCGAGGCACTTCCGTATATGCGGCGCTTTAGCGGACGTACCGTCGTGGTTAAGTTCGGTGGCAATGCCATGGGTGATCAACAGTTGTTCGACCTGTTTGCACGCGACATGGTTTTGCTGCGCCAAGTCGGCATCCGCCCCATTGTCGTACATGGCGGCGGCCCGCAGATCGGCGCCATGCTTGAAAAGCTGCAGATCAAATCTGAATTCGTCGACGGGCTACGCGTCACCGATCAGGCAACCATCGACGTTGTCGAAATGGTTCTGTCCGGCTCGATCAACAAACAGATCGTCGCTGCCATCAACAATGCCGGCGGCACCGCGATCGGCCTGTCCGGCAAAGACGGCAATCTGATCCGTGCCGAGCGGCTGACCCGCACGAAGCGCGATCCGGACAGCAACATCGAGCGTGTGATTGATCTTGGGCTGGTCGGTCAACCAAAGTTAATTTCGCCTTTCGTACTGGAATCCTTCGAAGGCAGCGATATTATTCCGGTGATCGCCCCCATCGGCATCGGCCCCGACGGCGAGACGCTGAACATCAACGCTGATACCGCTGCCGGTGCCATTGCCGCGGCGACGCAGGCATCTCGCATGTACATGCTGACCGATGTCGCAGGCGTACTCGATCAGGATAAGAACCTTATTTCCGAACTCAAGGTCTCCGAAGCACGGGAGGCCATTGAAAACGGCGTTATCACGGGAGGCATGATCCCAAAGATCGAAACCTGCATCGAAGCCATACAGGGTGGCGTCGACGGCGCGGCGATCATCGACGGTCGTGTTGCGCACACGGTATTGGTTGAATTGTTCACAGCCGGTGGCGCCGGCACACTGATCTCGCGCGGATAA
- the yihA gene encoding ribosome biogenesis GTP-binding protein YihA/YsxC yields MSPRSYEPSEIEAGRLLFAGEVSFVLGAKEMSQIPTGNVPEIAFAGRSNVGKSSLLNALIGHKKMARTSNTPGRTREVNFFDVSGHLMLADLPGYGYARAAKSEIDGWTRLIEDYLRGRVQLRRCCLLIDARHGLKDSDRTAMKMMDQAAQNYQIVLTKCDKVKPGPLGRLVEATSAELAKHGAAHPDIMRTSSRENAGIPELRAELASLAE; encoded by the coding sequence ATGAGCCCCCGCAGCTACGAACCATCCGAGATCGAAGCCGGCAGACTGCTGTTCGCCGGCGAGGTTTCGTTTGTGCTTGGCGCCAAGGAAATGTCTCAAATTCCAACCGGCAATGTTCCGGAAATCGCTTTTGCCGGACGCTCCAATGTCGGCAAATCCAGCCTTCTGAACGCACTCATCGGGCACAAGAAAATGGCCCGCACTTCAAACACCCCGGGCCGCACCCGGGAAGTCAATTTCTTCGATGTCAGCGGCCATCTTATGCTCGCCGATTTGCCCGGCTACGGATATGCCCGGGCAGCGAAGTCGGAAATCGACGGCTGGACTCGGCTGATCGAGGATTACCTACGAGGCCGCGTGCAATTGCGCCGTTGCTGTCTGTTGATCGATGCCAGACACGGGCTCAAGGACAGTGACCGTACGGCCATGAAAATGATGGATCAGGCGGCGCAGAACTATCAGATCGTGCTGACCAAATGCGACAAGGTAAAACCGGGTCCGCTGGGCCGTCTTGTCGAGGCGACATCTGCAGAACTGGCCAAGCATGGCGCGGCGCATCCGGACATTATGCGTACCAGTTCACGCGAAAACGCCGGCATCCCCGAATTGCGTGCTGAGCTGGCGAGCCTTGCCGAGTAA